The Halosimplex litoreum genome has a window encoding:
- a CDS encoding ABC transporter ATP-binding protein gives MPSIQTNGLTKTFGEDVVAVDSLDLTIEEGEIFGFLGPNGAGKSTTINMLLDFIRPTDGSAEVFGMDAQEECAAIRERIGVLPEGYGFDDYLTGREYMEWAVETKDADDDPEHLLDLVGIREDAGRVASGYSKGMQQRLAFGMALADDPDLLVLDEPSTGLDPNGIQHMRSVIRDRASEGTTVFFSSHILSEVEAVCDRVGVMNEGELVAVDTIEGLRESATGEATIELECAQPPRADGVADIPGVSTVDVADRTLTAQCSDPSAKVDVVKRVDSEAEVVDILADNTSLEELFNQFTGGGRDGDGTVGEGIDLEESQEVSA, from the coding sequence ATGCCCTCCATCCAGACGAACGGACTGACCAAGACCTTCGGCGAGGACGTCGTCGCCGTCGACTCCCTCGACCTCACCATCGAGGAGGGGGAGATATTCGGCTTCCTCGGGCCCAACGGCGCGGGGAAGTCGACGACGATCAACATGCTGCTCGACTTCATCCGTCCGACCGACGGGTCGGCCGAGGTGTTCGGCATGGACGCCCAAGAGGAGTGTGCGGCCATCCGCGAGCGCATCGGCGTCCTCCCCGAGGGGTACGGCTTCGACGACTACCTCACCGGCCGCGAGTACATGGAGTGGGCCGTCGAGACCAAAGACGCCGACGACGACCCCGAGCACCTGCTCGACCTCGTGGGCATCCGCGAGGACGCGGGCCGCGTCGCCTCGGGCTACTCCAAGGGGATGCAACAGCGGCTCGCCTTCGGCATGGCGCTGGCCGACGACCCCGACCTGCTCGTCCTCGACGAACCTTCGACGGGGCTGGACCCCAACGGCATCCAGCACATGCGGTCGGTCATCCGCGACCGCGCCAGTGAGGGGACGACCGTCTTCTTCTCCAGCCACATCCTCTCGGAGGTCGAGGCGGTGTGTGACCGCGTCGGCGTGATGAACGAGGGCGAACTCGTCGCCGTCGACACCATCGAGGGGCTGCGCGAGAGCGCGACCGGGGAGGCGACCATCGAACTGGAGTGCGCCCAGCCGCCGCGAGCCGACGGCGTCGCCGACATCCCCGGCGTCTCCACCGTCGACGTGGCCGACCGGACGCTGACCGCCCAGTGTTCCGACCCCAGCGCCAAGGTCGACGTGGTCAAGCGAGTCGACAGCGAGGCCGAGGTCGTCGACATCCTCGCGGACAACACCTCACTGGAGGAGCTGTTCAACCAGTTCACCGGCGGCGGCCGCGACGGCGACGGGACCGTCGGCGAGGGGATCGACCTCGAGGAGTCTCAGGAGGTCTCGGCATGA
- a CDS encoding arylsulfotransferase (asst), giving the protein MLDRRTLRVSLALVVVLASGIVAVGYVEAERSSDRVVGDPSVEQALRSGDLSPVVDPRDGRTVVATDSNAFVADENDGPRAQAELVAFAADGGIYYHENDHTRYWDVDPVAGTNSTVEFVYADHLTPEACDGSVCTRNGVERVNLTTGESTDVFSRVTPGKHSTRWHDVDRIDDHRLLVADIDRDRVFVVNTTTDLITWEWGAQAAFDVHSGGPFPADWTHLNDVEHVEIEGRDAAMVSLRNHDQVAFVDFERGLMENWTLGEDGDHDTLYEQHNPDYIPPERGGPALLVADSENGRVVEYQREDGSWNRSWTWSDARLGWPRDADRLPNGHTLVTDSNGDRVLEVDRTGEVVWSATIGFPYEAERLGTGEESAGGESAAALDLPDREPTAADRSVSGSVLASLPPSIANGIAYAFPRWVGPLEGVAVVALLVAVPLWIRLEYRWSNVSVGVRNPLRVERE; this is encoded by the coding sequence ATGCTCGACCGCCGGACTCTCCGAGTGTCGCTGGCGCTCGTCGTCGTCCTCGCGAGCGGGATCGTCGCGGTCGGGTACGTCGAGGCCGAGCGGTCGAGCGACCGCGTCGTCGGCGACCCCTCGGTCGAACAGGCGCTGCGCTCGGGTGACCTGTCGCCGGTCGTCGACCCGCGGGACGGCCGGACCGTGGTCGCGACCGACTCCAACGCCTTCGTCGCCGACGAGAACGACGGCCCGCGTGCGCAAGCCGAACTCGTGGCCTTCGCCGCCGACGGAGGGATCTACTACCACGAGAACGACCACACCCGCTACTGGGACGTCGACCCCGTCGCCGGGACGAACTCGACCGTCGAGTTCGTCTACGCCGACCATCTCACGCCCGAGGCCTGCGACGGATCGGTCTGCACGCGAAACGGCGTCGAACGCGTCAACCTCACCACCGGCGAGTCGACCGACGTGTTCAGCCGCGTCACGCCCGGCAAGCACTCGACCCGGTGGCACGACGTCGACCGGATCGACGACCACCGCCTGCTCGTCGCCGACATCGACCGCGACCGCGTCTTCGTCGTCAACACGACCACCGACCTGATCACCTGGGAGTGGGGCGCTCAGGCCGCCTTCGACGTCCACAGCGGCGGCCCCTTCCCCGCCGACTGGACCCACCTCAACGACGTGGAACACGTCGAGATCGAGGGCCGCGACGCCGCGATGGTCAGCCTCCGCAACCACGACCAGGTCGCCTTCGTGGACTTCGAGCGCGGACTGATGGAGAACTGGACGCTCGGCGAGGACGGCGACCACGACACCCTCTACGAGCAGCACAACCCCGACTACATCCCGCCCGAGCGGGGCGGACCGGCGCTGCTGGTCGCCGACTCCGAGAACGGTCGGGTCGTCGAGTACCAGCGCGAGGACGGGAGCTGGAACCGGTCGTGGACCTGGAGCGACGCCCGTCTGGGCTGGCCGCGAGATGCCGACCGCCTGCCCAACGGCCACACGCTCGTCACCGATTCGAACGGCGACCGCGTGCTGGAGGTCGACCGCACGGGCGAAGTGGTGTGGAGCGCCACCATCGGGTTCCCCTACGAGGCCGAGCGGCTGGGGACCGGCGAGGAGAGCGCGGGCGGGGAGAGCGCGGCCGCGCTCGACCTGCCGGACCGCGAGCCGACCGCGGCGGACCGCTCGGTCTCGGGCAGCGTGCTGGCGTCGCTGCCGCCGTCGATCGCCAACGGCATCGCCTACGCCTTCCCGCGCTGGGTCGGCCCGCTCGAAGGGGTCGCCGTCGTCGCGCTCCTCGTCGCCGTTCCGCTCTGGATTCGGCTGGAGTACCGCTGGTCGAACGTGTCCGTCGGAGTTCGGAACCCGCTCCGAGTCGAGCGAGAATGA
- a CDS encoding site-2 protease family protein, whose amino-acid sequence MSAPTSPSPDLPEPGSLGESFDVYEVEATDDGARYYGELDGGREAVEQRLARRFRERGYRVRLARETGEHVLVATERSTAVEGVPWTNVALFVATLATTLFAGTGWYGYGLGTAPGRLLSAWPFAAAVLSVLAVHEFGHYLASRYHDVEASLPYFIPVPTALGTLGAVIRMRDHIPDREALFDIGVAGPLAGLVATVAVTAIGVSLPPIDVSGAGGLAYATQYELGYPPLIQAVAAVLGEPLRYGDPGLAVNPVLIGGWVGAFVTFLNLLPVGQLDGAHVSRALVGERVAALRYVLPLALFGLAAALLVFADGQAVGIWVLWGLLTLVLGRAGTATPLDDRPVDRRRQAVGALALVLGALCFTPVPIVVTL is encoded by the coding sequence ATGTCCGCACCCACGTCGCCGTCGCCGGACCTGCCCGAGCCGGGGTCGCTCGGCGAGTCCTTCGACGTGTACGAGGTGGAGGCTACCGACGACGGCGCGCGCTACTACGGCGAACTGGACGGTGGGCGCGAGGCGGTCGAACAGCGGCTCGCGCGGCGCTTTCGCGAACGGGGCTACCGCGTGCGGCTGGCCCGCGAGACCGGTGAACACGTCCTCGTCGCCACGGAGCGCTCGACGGCGGTCGAGGGGGTCCCGTGGACGAACGTCGCCCTGTTCGTCGCGACGCTCGCGACGACGCTGTTCGCGGGGACGGGGTGGTACGGCTACGGCCTGGGAACGGCGCCGGGGCGGCTGCTGTCGGCGTGGCCGTTCGCGGCGGCCGTCCTCTCGGTGCTAGCGGTCCACGAGTTCGGCCACTACCTCGCCTCGCGGTACCACGACGTGGAGGCGTCGCTGCCCTACTTCATCCCGGTACCGACCGCGCTCGGGACTCTGGGCGCGGTTATCCGGATGCGCGACCACATCCCCGACCGGGAGGCGCTGTTCGATATCGGCGTCGCCGGCCCGCTGGCGGGGCTGGTCGCGACCGTCGCCGTGACCGCGATCGGCGTCTCGTTGCCGCCGATCGACGTGAGCGGGGCGGGCGGGCTGGCTTACGCGACGCAGTACGAGCTGGGCTACCCGCCGTTGATCCAGGCCGTCGCGGCGGTGCTGGGCGAGCCGCTACGCTACGGCGACCCCGGCCTGGCGGTCAACCCCGTCCTGATCGGTGGGTGGGTGGGCGCGTTCGTCACGTTCCTCAACCTCCTGCCGGTCGGACAGCTCGACGGCGCGCACGTCTCCCGTGCGCTCGTCGGCGAGCGCGTCGCGGCGCTGCGGTACGTCCTGCCGCTCGCGCTGTTCGGACTCGCGGCGGCGCTGCTGGTGTTCGCCGACGGGCAGGCGGTCGGCATCTGGGTCCTCTGGGGCCTGTTGACGCTCGTCCTCGGTCGCGCCGGAACCGCGACGCCGCTGGACGATCGGCCCGTCGACCGCCGGCGGCAGGCCGTCGGGGCGCTCGCGCTCGTGCTCGGCGCGCTGTGTTTCACGCCGGTCCCGATCGTGGTGACGCTCTGA
- a CDS encoding phosphatase PAP2 family protein, with product MGLATVLAQLATVVVALHLLGLAAVVGRDGLAGAPSRIQANLRRVAPTLGLLVVVLAVNGIVRDVGVEISWLIGVNVTGAIHAIEGGFVARLQSVAAPPLTAYFGAVYVFGYAFLVTFPVVVYLACEDDRPVRTLLVAYAVNYALGLVCYVCFISYGPRNVTPQAVESLLYTNWPQAQLLTGRVNRNTNVFPSLHASLSVTVALVARRYRDIFPRWYPVAAALAVSIAVSTMYLGIHWATDVVAGGALAAVAVAVGATVAEAADESQPAPGDPSAGWTDRVVAWIRR from the coding sequence ATGGGGCTCGCGACCGTCCTCGCCCAGCTGGCCACCGTCGTCGTCGCACTCCACCTCCTCGGACTGGCGGCGGTCGTCGGCCGTGACGGGCTGGCTGGCGCCCCGAGCCGGATTCAGGCGAACCTCCGGCGAGTCGCGCCCACGCTCGGCCTGCTCGTCGTCGTCCTCGCCGTCAACGGTATCGTTCGCGACGTGGGCGTCGAGATCTCGTGGCTCATCGGCGTCAACGTCACCGGCGCCATCCACGCGATCGAGGGGGGGTTCGTCGCCCGCCTCCAGTCGGTCGCCGCTCCGCCGCTGACCGCCTACTTCGGCGCCGTCTACGTCTTCGGCTACGCCTTCCTCGTCACGTTCCCGGTCGTCGTATACCTCGCCTGCGAGGACGACCGCCCGGTCCGGACGCTGCTTGTCGCCTACGCGGTCAACTACGCGCTCGGACTCGTCTGTTACGTCTGCTTCATCTCCTACGGCCCCCGGAACGTCACGCCCCAGGCGGTCGAGTCGCTGTTGTACACGAACTGGCCCCAGGCGCAGCTGCTGACCGGCCGGGTCAACCGGAACACGAACGTCTTCCCGTCGCTGCACGCCTCCCTGTCCGTGACGGTCGCGCTCGTCGCCCGCCGCTATCGCGATATCTTCCCCCGTTGGTACCCCGTCGCCGCCGCCCTCGCGGTCTCGATCGCCGTCTCGACGATGTATCTCGGCATCCACTGGGCGACCGACGTGGTCGCCGGCGGGGCGCTCGCCGCGGTCGCGGTCGCGGTCGGCGCCACCGTCGCCGAGGCAGCCGACGAGTCCCAGCCGGCACCAGGCGACCCGTCCGCGGGGTGGACCGACCGCGTCGTCGCGTGGATCCGGCGGTGA
- a CDS encoding ABC transporter substrate-binding protein: protein MGESFEPASSRRRTLLRSLAVGGSLATVGCMRRLRAASGWESVSPVSIGIATLPADADPYALRVAQSVAGWFRAAGLRVTVTPVAPEELYRRVLIRNDFDAFVGRVPARLREADGLYALLHSRFGSEPGWQNPFGYANLDVDERLTEARSATGEAHREAIAAVQRTVARTQPFALVAFPDAVRAVRGDRFAGWTRRDYRSPLGYLALDASPARGDRPGDAGATTGPTPDGPAATPTDRPTVADDRATTRAAPATLRVVVTDRRPTENLNPLAAEFRWSGALTGLLYDRLGRETGDGRIEPWLADGWEFETVDGRPRARVRLRDDCSWHDDEPVTAADAAFTYALLADVTLGRTDESTETPTESDAAVAAPRFRGRSSLVADAEAIDSRTVEIRFVECTAEVATRALAVPVLPEHVWRDRTGPASVGGVDFGAASEALVTNNVPPVGSGPFRFERNVPGDRLVLERDDDHFLADAAPAELPGDAGGLPPYEQIDVTVVGADETAVSMVTNGDADVTGTAVGADTIPRIGRADGVDLVVGRSPSPYVVGYNARRPPLTNPRFRNTLGHLVDRRVLVEDVFDGYAWPAASPLSGTGSVPQDLRFGDDHPVTPFLGSDGTLDAAAARATFREAGYEYDDGTLVERD, encoded by the coding sequence ATGGGGGAGTCATTCGAACCGGCTTCGAGCCGACGCCGTACCCTCCTCCGGTCGCTGGCCGTCGGGGGGAGCCTGGCGACCGTCGGGTGCATGCGCCGACTGCGCGCGGCGTCGGGCTGGGAGTCGGTGTCGCCGGTGTCGATCGGGATCGCGACGCTCCCGGCGGACGCCGACCCCTACGCGTTGCGGGTCGCCCAGTCGGTCGCCGGGTGGTTCCGCGCGGCGGGCCTGCGAGTGACCGTCACGCCAGTCGCGCCAGAGGAGCTGTACCGCCGGGTGCTCATCCGCAACGACTTCGACGCCTTCGTCGGCCGCGTCCCCGCTCGCCTCCGCGAGGCCGACGGGCTCTACGCGCTGTTGCACTCGCGTTTTGGCTCCGAGCCGGGCTGGCAGAACCCCTTCGGCTACGCGAACCTCGACGTCGACGAGCGGCTGACCGAAGCGCGGTCCGCCACCGGCGAGGCCCACAGAGAGGCGATCGCCGCCGTCCAGCGCACCGTCGCCCGGACGCAGCCGTTCGCGCTGGTCGCGTTCCCAGACGCCGTCAGGGCCGTCCGCGGCGACCGCTTCGCCGGGTGGACCCGCCGCGACTACCGGTCGCCGCTGGGCTATCTCGCGCTCGACGCGTCGCCGGCGCGGGGCGACCGGCCGGGCGACGCGGGCGCGACTACCGGACCGACCCCCGACGGGCCGGCGGCCACACCGACCGACCGACCGACCGTCGCGGACGACCGGGCGACCACTCGGGCCGCCCCGGCGACGCTTCGCGTCGTCGTCACCGACCGGCGGCCGACGGAGAACCTCAACCCCCTGGCCGCGGAGTTTCGGTGGAGCGGCGCCCTGACGGGGCTGCTGTACGACCGGCTGGGACGCGAGACGGGCGACGGACGGATCGAACCGTGGCTGGCCGACGGCTGGGAGTTCGAGACCGTCGACGGTCGCCCGCGAGCGCGCGTCCGCCTCCGCGACGACTGCTCGTGGCACGACGACGAACCGGTGACGGCCGCCGACGCGGCGTTCACCTACGCGCTGCTCGCCGACGTGACGCTCGGCCGGACCGACGAATCGACCGAGACGCCGACCGAGAGCGACGCGGCCGTGGCCGCCCCCCGCTTTCGCGGCCGGAGCAGCCTCGTCGCCGACGCCGAGGCGATCGATTCGCGGACGGTCGAGATCCGGTTCGTCGAGTGCACTGCCGAAGTCGCGACGCGCGCGCTCGCGGTTCCGGTGTTGCCCGAACACGTCTGGCGTGACCGGACCGGCCCGGCGTCGGTCGGCGGCGTCGATTTCGGCGCCGCCTCGGAGGCGCTCGTCACGAACAACGTCCCGCCCGTCGGCAGCGGCCCGTTCAGATTCGAGCGCAACGTCCCCGGCGACCGTCTCGTACTCGAACGCGACGACGACCACTTCCTCGCCGACGCCGCACCCGCCGAGCTACCGGGCGACGCGGGCGGACTCCCACCGTACGAACAGATCGACGTGACCGTCGTCGGCGCCGACGAGACGGCCGTCTCGATGGTCACGAACGGCGACGCCGACGTGACCGGCACCGCGGTCGGCGCCGACACCATCCCACGGATCGGCCGGGCGGACGGCGTCGACCTGGTCGTCGGTCGGTCGCCCTCACCGTACGTCGTCGGCTACAACGCCCGCCGGCCGCCGCTGACGAACCCGCGGTTCCGGAACACGCTCGGCCACCTCGTGGACCGCCGGGTGCTGGTCGAGGACGTGTTCGACGGGTACGCCTGGCCCGCGGCGAGCCCGCTTTCCGGGACCGGCTCGGTCCCCCAGGACCTCCGGTTCGGGGACGACCATCCCGTGACGCCCTTTCTCGGCTCGGACGGCACCCTCGACGCCGCCGCCGCGCGGGCGACGTTCCGTGAGGCCGGCTACGAGTACGACGACGGCACCCTCGTGGAGCGCGACTGA
- a CDS encoding DUF7565 family protein: MASWECAIDGDDEQFERVEDLIVHQSTAHERIECKVCGTVLPDGYFAIRHAFDEHSRAEYVRAYDATAKEVRRRENTKENIEEEADIREVIDRLEGGSGSL; this comes from the coding sequence ATGGCCTCCTGGGAGTGTGCGATCGACGGCGACGACGAGCAGTTCGAGCGGGTCGAGGACCTGATCGTCCACCAGTCGACGGCACACGAACGCATCGAGTGCAAGGTCTGTGGGACCGTCCTCCCCGACGGCTACTTCGCGATCCGCCACGCCTTCGACGAGCACAGCCGCGCGGAGTACGTCCGCGCCTACGACGCCACCGCCAAGGAGGTCCGCCGTCGCGAGAACACCAAGGAGAACATCGAAGAGGAAGCGGACATCCGCGAGGTAATCGACCGGCTCGAAGGCGGCAGCGGCTCGCTGTAG
- a CDS encoding metal-dependent hydrolase, which produces MDKRGHVLNAVFLAVGLGFILEPAGNVETFRTIAAVFVPLVLGALFPDVDTHFGKHRKTLHNLPVLAIVAAYPIYFGNLHWVWLGVLTHYVLDALGTTRGLALFYPLWDEEFGAPIGVPVSSDYSDAMMLVITAFELVVAAGLVHVLPAYLPEGVALPF; this is translated from the coding sequence ATGGACAAGCGCGGACACGTGTTGAACGCGGTCTTTCTCGCCGTCGGGCTCGGGTTCATCCTCGAACCCGCGGGCAACGTCGAGACGTTCCGGACCATCGCCGCGGTGTTCGTCCCGCTCGTGCTCGGTGCCCTGTTCCCCGACGTGGACACCCACTTCGGAAAGCACCGCAAGACGCTGCACAACCTCCCCGTCCTGGCGATCGTCGCCGCGTACCCGATCTACTTCGGGAACCTCCACTGGGTCTGGCTTGGCGTGCTCACCCACTACGTCCTCGACGCGCTCGGGACGACCCGCGGGCTCGCCCTCTTCTACCCGCTGTGGGACGAGGAGTTCGGTGCCCCCATCGGCGTCCCCGTCAGCAGCGACTACAGCGACGCGATGATGCTGGTCATCACCGCCTTCGAACTCGTCGTCGCCGCCGGCCTCGTCCACGTCCTCCCCGCCTACCTCCCCGAGGGCGTCGCACTCCCGTTCTGA
- a CDS encoding ABC transporter permease subunit, translated as MSTVTVAKKDFKAARRSKMLWAAAIVLGLIAAFVGYVSGGASGADVEQVRALFRVLTLLLAVLLPIVALVASYLAIAGEREGGGIKFLLSLPNTRRSVFVGKLLSRNGIVAGGVAFMYVAAISTALTRHGAFPAGMIFGTLLITLVYGSTFVSIALAMSSAAASRSRAIAGAFGTYFVLVILYVFPAVSFGNIARWVHTTLLGASPNPDLYNAVQYTSPYLAYRKAVNLALPAEMRHIVFYSSLPDDISYGSPEANEVLPVYLQDGFSLVVLAFWLVVPLLIGYALFERADLE; from the coding sequence ATGAGCACGGTCACCGTCGCGAAGAAGGACTTCAAGGCCGCCCGGCGCTCGAAGATGCTGTGGGCCGCGGCGATCGTCCTCGGGCTGATCGCGGCGTTCGTCGGCTACGTCTCGGGCGGAGCGTCCGGAGCGGACGTCGAGCAGGTGCGCGCGCTCTTCCGCGTGTTGACGCTGCTGCTCGCCGTCCTCCTCCCCATCGTCGCGCTGGTGGCGAGCTACCTCGCCATCGCGGGCGAACGGGAAGGCGGCGGCATCAAGTTCCTGCTCTCACTGCCGAACACCCGCCGGAGCGTCTTCGTCGGGAAGCTGCTGAGCCGCAACGGTATCGTCGCCGGCGGCGTCGCGTTCATGTACGTCGCCGCGATCAGCACGGCGCTGACCCGCCACGGGGCGTTCCCCGCGGGGATGATCTTCGGCACGTTGCTGATCACGCTCGTCTACGGGTCGACGTTCGTCAGCATCGCGCTGGCGATGTCCTCGGCCGCCGCCTCGCGCAGCCGCGCCATCGCGGGCGCTTTCGGGACGTACTTCGTGCTCGTCATCCTCTACGTCTTCCCGGCCGTCTCGTTCGGCAATATCGCCCGCTGGGTTCACACGACCCTGCTCGGCGCCAGTCCGAACCCCGACCTGTACAACGCCGTCCAGTACACCAGCCCGTACCTGGCCTACCGCAAGGCCGTCAACCTCGCGCTGCCGGCCGAGATGCGCCATATCGTCTTCTACTCGAGCCTGCCCGACGACATCAGCTACGGCTCGCCGGAAGCCAACGAGGTGTTGCCGGTCTACCTCCAGGACGGGTTCTCGCTCGTCGTCCTGGCGTTCTGGCTGGTCGTCCCGCTACTGATCGGCTACGCGCTGTTCGAGAGGGCTGATCTGGAATGA
- a CDS encoding transcription elongation factor Spt5, translated as MGIFAVKTTASQERTVADMIMNREEESIHAALAPDSLTSYVMVEADESAVFERISDEIPHMRGVVPGKSGIAEVEHFLSPKPDVEGIAEGDIVELIAGPFKGEKAQVQRIDEGKDQVTVELYEATVPIPVTVRGDQIRVLDSEER; from the coding sequence ATGGGTATCTTCGCCGTCAAGACCACGGCCAGCCAGGAGCGCACCGTCGCCGATATGATCATGAACCGCGAGGAGGAGTCGATCCACGCCGCGCTCGCGCCGGACTCGCTGACCTCCTACGTCATGGTCGAGGCCGACGAGTCCGCGGTCTTCGAGCGCATCTCCGACGAGATTCCGCACATGCGCGGCGTCGTCCCCGGCAAGTCCGGCATCGCCGAGGTCGAACACTTCCTCTCGCCCAAGCCCGACGTCGAGGGTATCGCCGAGGGGGACATCGTCGAGCTCATCGCCGGCCCGTTCAAGGGCGAGAAGGCCCAGGTACAGCGCATCGACGAGGGCAAAGACCAGGTCACCGTCGAACTGTACGAGGCGACCGTCCCGATCCCCGTGACGGTCCGCGGCGACCAGATCCGCGTTCTCGACTCCGAGGAGCGGTAG
- a CDS encoding CinA family protein, with protein sequence MRDFAEDPPVEQRVGDLLAERAETLAVAETATGGLVGALLTSVPGASDYLDRVVVPYDYDALRTTLAVPRETLDEHGAVSEPTTRALARAARDTADATWGLATAGVAGPGGGTEDKPVGTGFVGIAYAALWESGDSTASVSRYEFDGDRTAVRERLARRALRDLETAVRGRAD encoded by the coding sequence ATGCGTGACTTCGCCGAGGACCCGCCGGTCGAGCAGCGGGTCGGCGACCTGTTGGCCGAACGCGCCGAGACGCTGGCCGTCGCCGAGACGGCTACCGGGGGGCTCGTCGGGGCGCTGCTGACGAGCGTCCCCGGCGCGAGCGACTACCTCGACCGCGTCGTCGTCCCCTACGACTACGACGCGCTCCGGACGACGCTCGCGGTCCCCCGCGAGACGCTCGACGAACACGGCGCCGTCAGCGAACCCACCACCCGCGCCCTCGCCCGGGCGGCCCGCGACACCGCCGACGCGACCTGGGGTCTCGCCACCGCCGGCGTCGCCGGCCCCGGCGGCGGCACCGAGGACAAGCCGGTCGGCACCGGCTTCGTCGGTATCGCCTACGCCGCGCTCTGGGAGTCGGGCGACTCGACCGCCAGCGTCTCGCGCTACGAGTTCGACGGCGACCGGACGGCCGTCCGCGAGCGACTGGCCCGCCGGGCGCTGCGGGACCTGGAGACCGCCGTTCGCGGCCGGGCCGACTGA
- a CDS encoding glycosyltransferase family 39 protein, translating into MTATDAVGRDRSLALAARLRRAAPLDGRDAGWLGLALVPGVVAVGVYLATNPYPAYGGGLYAQIAAAIAANGYAPPATVDGYAVTVPFAYPPLQFYVFAALLDLGFDPVAVTRFLPSVAVVAGLLPAYLLGRDYTGSRPAGTATAAMVALNPQVVEWHVSAGGVVRGFAFLYALTAIYAGYHVFSGGGRRAVVGGAVAVALTGLTHPTYALFVVASYLVLWGGLDRSVGGLARGLAVGSGALALASPWLGWVVATHGPGVFTAAAGTHGGLGGGLDALLAGPSWVRLLPLSVAAATLALRRDATVAAWVVVATLLFFQVRFAYAVAALAAAVVGLGVAARLARREGSALASPERRAAAAAALVLLATVAGGTALAAETTSTTDPTTPSFLDDESVATAEWAAAETAADARFLVLGDAAEWFPALSGRSIAVGPWGVEWASSTAYDRHLAAFRAASICRTADCVASAVATVDADPDYVVVPKGRYTVRGTTFVDFGTLDRSFAAADGWARVHENDGVTVFRASGVADE; encoded by the coding sequence ATGACGGCGACCGACGCCGTCGGCCGCGACCGCTCGCTCGCACTGGCCGCCCGACTGCGACGCGCAGCGCCGCTCGACGGGCGCGACGCGGGCTGGCTCGGCCTGGCGCTCGTCCCGGGGGTCGTCGCCGTCGGCGTCTACCTGGCGACGAACCCCTACCCCGCCTACGGCGGCGGGCTGTACGCGCAGATCGCCGCCGCGATCGCCGCCAACGGCTACGCGCCGCCCGCGACGGTCGACGGCTACGCCGTCACCGTCCCCTTCGCGTACCCGCCGCTGCAGTTCTACGTCTTCGCCGCACTCCTCGATCTGGGGTTCGACCCCGTGGCCGTCACCCGATTTCTGCCCTCCGTCGCCGTCGTCGCTGGCCTGCTCCCGGCGTACCTGCTCGGCCGCGACTACACCGGGTCGCGCCCGGCCGGGACCGCGACGGCCGCGATGGTCGCGCTGAACCCGCAGGTCGTCGAGTGGCACGTCTCCGCCGGCGGCGTCGTCCGCGGGTTCGCCTTCCTGTACGCCCTGACCGCGATATACGCCGGCTATCACGTCTTCAGCGGCGGCGGTCGGCGAGCAGTGGTGGGGGGTGCGGTCGCGGTCGCGCTGACCGGCCTCACTCACCCGACCTACGCGCTGTTCGTCGTCGCGAGCTACCTCGTCCTCTGGGGCGGCCTCGACCGCTCGGTCGGAGGACTCGCGCGCGGGCTGGCCGTCGGCAGCGGCGCGCTCGCGCTGGCGAGCCCCTGGCTCGGCTGGGTGGTCGCGACCCACGGCCCCGGCGTGTTCACCGCAGCCGCCGGGACTCACGGCGGCCTCGGCGGCGGGCTCGACGCCCTGCTCGCCGGTCCCTCGTGGGTCAGACTTCTCCCGCTGTCGGTCGCCGCCGCGACGCTGGCGCTCCGGCGGGACGCGACGGTGGCGGCCTGGGTCGTCGTGGCGACGCTGCTGTTCTTCCAGGTCCGGTTCGCCTACGCCGTCGCCGCGCTGGCCGCGGCGGTCGTCGGTCTCGGCGTCGCCGCCCGCCTCGCTCGACGGGAGGGCAGCGCGCTCGCGTCGCCCGAGCGCCGCGCCGCCGCCGCCGCGGCGCTCGTCCTCCTGGCGACCGTCGCCGGCGGGACGGCGCTGGCCGCGGAGACCACGTCGACGACCGACCCGACGACCCCCTCGTTCCTCGACGACGAGTCTGTCGCGACCGCCGAGTGGGCGGCCGCCGAGACCGCCGCCGACGCACGGTTCCTCGTCCTCGGCGACGCCGCCGAGTGGTTCCCCGCGCTGTCGGGGCGGTCGATCGCCGTCGGCCCGTGGGGCGTCGAGTGGGCGAGTTCGACCGCCTACGACCGCCACCTCGCCGCGTTCCGGGCCGCCTCGATCTGCAGGACCGCCGACTGCGTCGCGTCGGCGGTCGCGACCGTCGACGCCGACCCCGACTACGTCGTCGTCCCGAAGGGCCGCTACACCGTCCGCGGGACGACGTTCGTCGACTTCGGCACCCTCGACCGCTCGTTCGCGGCCGCCGACGGCTGGGCGCGCGTCCACGAGAACGACGGCGTCACCGTCTTTCGGGCGAGCGGTGTCGCCGACGAGTGA